In Ignavibacteriales bacterium, the sequence CTCTATTTGCCTCAATCGTCTTATCCAAATCCTCTTTTGTGTGCGCTGTTGAAACAAACAATGCTTCAAACTGTGCTGGCGCAAGATAGATTCCGCGATTCAACATTTCGTGAAAATATTTTCCGTACAATGCTGTATCGGATGTTAATGCAGATTTAAAATCATTAACAGGTTTTTCCGTAAAAAACATGCACATCATAGAGCCAACACGATTTATTGCATAATTTTTTCCAACAGATTTTAAGTTTTCTTTAAATCCATTTTCTAAATACATAGAGGCTTTTTCAAGCTGAACATAAATTTCAGGATGTTCTTTAATGTAAGTTAGCGCAGCAAATCCTGCACACATTGCAAGTGGATTGCCGCTTAATGTTCCTGCCTGGTAAACCGGACCGCTGGGAGAAAGCATTTCCATAATTTCTCTTTTACCGCCAAATGCACCAACAGGTAATCCGCCGCCAATAATTTTTCCGAATGTAGAAAGGTCAGGTTTAACTCCCAAAATTTCTTGTGCACCTCCGGCAGCAACGCGAAAACCCGACATTACTTCATCGAAGATCAAAACGATGGATTCTTCATTACAGATTTCTCTAAGCTCTACAAGAAATTCTTCGTTAGCTTGCACTACGCCCATATTGCCTGCAATTGGCTCGATAATGATTGCAGCAATTTGTCCACGGTATTGTGTAACTAATTCTTTAACAGAATTAATGTTATTGTAATCCGCAAGCAAAGTATCAGAAGCGTTAGCTTTTGTAACACCGGGAGAAGTTGGAACGCCAAACGTTAATGCGCCGCTTCCTGCTTTAATCAAAAAATGATCAGAGTGACCGTGATAGCAGCCCTCAAATTTTATAAATTTATCCCGTCCGGTATATCCACGCGCAACGCGAACAGCACTCATTGTGGCTTCGGTTCCGCTGTTAACCATTCGTACCATTTCTACGGAAGGAACAAGATCAGTAATTAACTGCGCCATCTTTACTTCCATTTCGGTTGGTGCGCCAAAGCTTGTTCCTTTTTCTAATGTGCGCTTTAATGCATCTTTAATAAAAGGTGGATTGTGTCCGAACAAATGCGGTCCCCAGCTTCCGAATGCCCGCACGGGTGAGTTTACTCCGCCCGGAATATATTTTTTTGCTTTCTCGAATAGTTGTTTGCTTTTTGTTGTGTTCATAAAAAATAAGTTTTAGTTAATAAATATTTCTTAGTGAAACTTAGTGTTCTAAGTGTCTATGTGGTGAAAAAAAGATCTACCACGAAGACACAAAGAGCACTTAGAACCACTTAGTTAAAAAGTATTTGATGATCTTTTTGTTTGCCAGCCTGCCAAAAATTTTCAGGTACAACTTTCCAGTTATTAAGAAGTTTTGGTTCAACTGTTTTTTGTTCTTCAATCCATTTCATTACAAAGTAACGAAGATCTTTTTCTGTTGAGTTGAGAACTCTTTTGCTCAATTCTTCGTGTGGAATTTTTGCGCCATCTGTTAAGTGTCTTCCGCCGCCATTACCACGATAAGAGTTGATGGCTGCTTTATATTTTTTATTCAGATCAAAATCGTTTCCATTTGAAAATCGAATAATCTTAATTCTTTCACCAACAGGCTTTGTAACATCAACAACATATTCAATGCCCGCAGCGGAATCAAAATTGTAAAAGCGTTCATCAAGCTCGGGTGATTTTGATCGCTCTGAGTAAACAAGATTTCCCGTTTCATCCAATTTAAACTTTAGCAGATGATCATTTTCATCTTTCATAATGTTCATCCAGTTACCATAGGAAAATTCAAGATAATCTTTTATTTCCTGTCCGCTAAGTTCCATCGTGTATAAAAAGTTTTCGTAGCGATAAAGATCAAACATATCACGTGCAAAAAAGTTTACCCGCATCAATCTTTGTGTTAAATGAAAGTGGAGCTGTAAACGAAACATCGGCATCCGTTAGTTCGAGTTGAACCGTATGAATCAAATCAACAAACTTTGATGGACCGAACATTGCATCACGAGAAGAAATCATTTCGGTAAACTCACCAACCGGTTGAGAAATATAATTTCTTATCGCATCAAGATTTTTACTAAAGTGATTTACAAAGCTCATATCAATCGCATAATCTTTCATATCTATAAGTTCACCGGTTATTGATTTCTTATCATAGATCATACACATCTTATCATATTTTAAAGTGTAGTTTGCAACAGCAACATTTTGTGCGCTGGCGGTTGTTCCGAGTATCAGAACTTCTTTTCCCGAAGGACTTTTAGTTTTAAAATTCCAGCCAGCATGATCATGTCCAACAAAAATCAAATCAAAACCATCAACTTTTTCTGCTACAAGTCGAGAAGCATTTTCATTTTTGTAAGTGTTTTCATTTTCGCTGTTATAAGTGTAATCAACACCGGAATGAAATAAGCCAATCATCAAATCAGGCTGCTCAGTTTCTCTGATTTTCTTAACCCACTTTTGTGCTGTTTCAATCATATCATCAAAACGCATTCCGCTCCAGATTTTTTCGGGAAGCCATTGCGGGATTGCAGGAGTTATCAAACCAAGTATTGCAATTTTAACTCCGCCTTTTTCAATAGTTGTGTAAGGCTTAAAGTAAGACTGATTTGTTTCTGTGTTTATTGCATTAGCAGCAAGCCACGGAAAATTTAATTCTTTATTAAACTTATCATAAACATCGTGCCCTGTTTCAATATCATGATTGCCGACTGTTCCCGCATCATATTTCATATAATTCATTACATTAGCATAAAGATTTACTGTGTCCGTCTTTTCAAAATTGTAATAATAAACAGCGGGATTTCCCTGAATTATATCGCCATTATCAACAAGAAAAACAATTTGATTTGTATCTGCTCGCTGTTGATTGACATAAGTTGAAACTCGCGCAAGAGACGAATTGATTTCTTTATTATCTTTTAAACTGTAGGGAAAAATTGCTCCGTGAACATCTGAGGTTTCTATTATTTTTTACGGTTACTGTTTGTGCATTAAGAGTAAAAATAAAAGTTATTGCACAAATGATAAAAACATAAAGGTGTGATAATCTTTTTGCATATCCAATTCTTAAAGTTTATTGATACACAAAGATAGTCACACCGACAAATCACTCAAAATCACTTTCTATTTCTGCAGGAGTTAAAATTTCATTTAGTTCATCTGTAAAGAAGAACTTTTCTTCACCAAATGCCGGTTTAAGATCCGTGTACCAGATTGCCTCATTATCAAACCTAGCGAAAAATGGGCGAGCTGCCCAATTGGGATTTCTTCCTGAATCATTCTGAAAACCATAACTTTTTCATCTTTAACATCGGCAACACCAAGTATCTGAACTTTGCCCGGAAGGCAAGATATGCTTGGTCCACGTAACGTTCTGCAAATACCGCTAACGGATTGGTATGTTTCTCTAAATATTTTCCAGGCTTCAATAAGTGGAATAGAAAATAATGCTGCGCACCGGTATTTCTTGCAACAAACATGTAATATGGAATGCAGCCAAGAGCAACTTGTTTTTTTAGCATATCTGCCCAAGTTTCTGCCGAATCATTTATATGTTTAAGAACGGGTGATTGAGTTCTTATTACGGCGCCAGTTCTTAAAATCCTTTTTATTGCTTCAGCTACCGTATCCGTACTAAGTTCAACTGGATGATTAAAGTGAGCCATTAGTGCAAGATGCTTTCCTGCGCGTCTTACATCTTCAAATAAAATAAGCAAATCCTCTGCATCATCATCGGTTAGAAAACGATAGGGCCAGTAACCAAGCGCTTTTGTTCCGATTCTTATATTTCTTAGGTTAGGGATATTCGCGTCTAATAATGGGCGTATATAAGTTTCAAGATGTTTGGTTTTCATTATAAGCGGATCGCCACCAGTAAACAAGACATCAGTTACTTCTTTATTTGCTTTAACATACTGTACCAAATGTTCTGCTTCTTTAGATGCAAATTTTAAATCTTCCATTCCAACAAACTGCGGCCAGCGAAAACAAAAAGTACAATAAGCATGACAAGTTTGTCCCTGACTAGGAAAAACAAAACTGTCTGGCGATATTTATGCTGCATACCAAAAAGTTTTTCCCCTTCAATCATCGGAACATTGTGTTCAAGCTGTCCGGCAGGATGCGGATTTAATGTAAGTCTGATTGTATTTGCAGCTTCTTTTATCGCTGCTTTATCTGCTCCGCTTTTGATAACAGACTTCATTTCCCGATAGTGTGAGGGTATGAGCATATCCTTTTGCGGAAATGTAAGTTTGAACATTGGGTCATCGGGAATGTTGTTCCAATCAATAAGATTATCTACAACATAATTATTGGTTTTAAATGGAAGAACCGAACCAACAATTTCTATTGCTTCGATCAATTCATTTGAAACCGATTGTAGCTGGGGGATGTTTTTGAAGTTGTGAAGCATGAATGAATTGTACTTCATACGTCATCTCCTTTCTGATTAGTTACTAACTCGAGAATTTGATGTGTCTTAAGTATCTCTTTATTGCAAAATAAGATTTCTGATCATAAAATCAAGTCTAAACGATTTTTTGCAATAAGCTCGGGGGAAAAATTGACCATTTTAATCAATCAGATAAACAGAAGGAGGAATTAAAATTTTAGTGCATCCTGCGGGATTCGAACCCGCGACCTGCTGATTAAGAGTCAGATGCTCTACCAACTGAGCTAAGGATGCGGGGCAAAAATAAAGATTTTTATTGCACTTTCAAAAAACAACTGATATTTTATTTGAAAATTGCTTTATCTCTTTCAGTATCAATGATAATAATCTAATTTTCCACTCAATAAAAACGAATCTTATTATTTGCTAAATGAACGATCAAAAAAAAATATATTCCGAATATTCAATTCTACCGGCTTTTTAATTGTTATTGCTGCAAGTTTGTGGGGGGTGGATGGTATTGTACTTCGACCATCCTTATACAGCCTTCCAGTTGTGCTTGTTGTTTTTATCGAAAGTTCAATAGTTGCTGTTTTGTTAACGCCGCTTTTATTTAAAAATATTTTCATACTTAAAAAATTATCGTTTAAAGATTGGCTGGCTTATGCCGGAGTAGCATTACTTGGCGGTGCAGTTGGAACAATGGCGATTACGAAGGCACTTTTTTATGTCAATTTTGTCAATCTATCAATTATAATTCTTTTGCAAAAACTTCAA encodes:
- the hemL gene encoding glutamate-1-semialdehyde 2,1-aminomutase → MNTTKSKQLFEKAKKYIPGGVNSPVRAFGSWGPHLFGHNPPFIKDALKRTLEKGTSFGAPTEMEVKMAQLITDLVPSVEMVRMVNSGTEATMSAVRVARGYTGRDKFIKFEGCYHGHSDHFLIKAGSGALTFGVPTSPGVTKANASDTLLADYNNINSVKELVTQYRGQIAAIIIEPIAGNMGVVQANEEFLVELREICNEESIVLIFDEVMSGFRVAAGGAQEILGVKPDLSTFGKIIGGGLPVGAFGGKREIMEMLSPSGPVYQAGTLSGNPLAMCAGFAALTYIKEHPEIYVQLEKASMYLENGFKENLKSVGKNYAINRVGSMMCMFFTEKPVNDFKSALTSDTALYGKYFHEMLNRGIYLAPAQFEALFVSTAHTKEDLDKTIEANRESLLAILK